One region of Paenibacillus polymyxa M1 genomic DNA includes:
- a CDS encoding glycosyltransferase family 4 protein translates to MSQQVSRRMTPPVSKVLIIHNFYQQSGGEDKVVEQESAMLRSRGIETEHYYVHNDSIQSKGLANMAKLAVEATWSFPEFKRIKGLLLRVKPDVVHVHNFFPVISPSVYHACERLGIPVVQTLHNYRLICPAATFMRGNEVCEKCLHGTLLHSIRHGCYRGSQLQTIPVAAMIKFNELIGTWQHKVSRYIALTEFARDKFAESGIPLDRIAVKPNFVHHQTVKAKYDPNDRYLLFVGRISAEKGVRNLLQAWSQLEDRGGLRLVIIGEGPEKAELAAAHQQEDIRFLGKQDGDTVLDCMSRAMYVMVPSIWYEGFPMTIVESYSVGTPVLCSRIGALEEVVEDGVTGFHFQHDDLENIKTVIRRAVAYENYAAMRQKVAENYAAHYTEEVNVKQLLAIYSEAMEECDDEAAAPV, encoded by the coding sequence GTGAGTCAACAGGTTAGCAGACGAATGACCCCGCCTGTAAGCAAAGTACTGATCATCCATAACTTTTATCAGCAAAGTGGGGGAGAAGACAAGGTTGTCGAGCAGGAATCGGCTATGCTGCGTTCCAGAGGAATAGAGACGGAGCATTACTATGTGCATAACGACAGCATTCAAAGCAAAGGATTGGCCAACATGGCAAAGCTGGCGGTAGAGGCAACCTGGTCCTTCCCAGAATTCAAAAGGATCAAAGGGTTGCTTTTGCGAGTGAAACCGGATGTGGTACATGTGCACAATTTTTTCCCGGTCATATCCCCTTCGGTCTATCATGCCTGTGAACGGCTGGGGATTCCGGTTGTCCAGACCCTGCATAATTACAGGCTGATCTGTCCGGCGGCAACCTTTATGCGAGGGAATGAAGTTTGTGAAAAATGCCTGCACGGCACGCTGCTGCACTCCATCCGTCATGGATGTTACCGAGGCTCGCAGCTGCAGACGATTCCGGTGGCGGCGATGATTAAGTTCAACGAGCTGATCGGCACATGGCAGCACAAGGTAAGTCGCTATATTGCGCTGACGGAGTTTGCACGGGACAAATTTGCCGAAAGCGGCATTCCGCTGGACCGCATCGCAGTAAAACCGAATTTTGTCCATCATCAAACAGTGAAAGCCAAGTATGATCCCAATGATCGTTATTTGTTGTTCGTGGGGCGGATTTCAGCTGAAAAAGGGGTTCGCAATCTACTGCAAGCCTGGTCACAGCTGGAAGATCGGGGCGGATTGAGACTGGTCATCATTGGAGAGGGTCCAGAAAAGGCTGAACTGGCGGCTGCTCATCAGCAGGAAGATATTCGGTTTCTCGGCAAGCAAGATGGAGACACGGTGCTGGACTGCATGAGCCGGGCCATGTATGTGATGGTGCCTTCTATTTGGTATGAAGGTTTTCCGATGACGATTGTAGAGTCCTATTCCGTGGGAACGCCGGTATTGTGCAGCCGAATCGGCGCATTGGAGGAAGTTGTGGAGGACGGGGTGACGGGTTTCCATTTTCAACATGATGATCTGGAAAATATTAAGACCGTGATTCGCCGTGCAGTAGCCTATGAGAACTATGCGGCTATGAGACAGAAGGTGGCGGAAAACTATGCTGCACACTATACGGAAGAAGTGAATGTGAAGCAACTGCTGGCGATATATAGCGAGGCTATGGAGGAATGCGATGATGAAGCAGCTGCCCCAGTATAG
- a CDS encoding WecB/TagA/CpsF family glycosyltransferase, with product MMKQLPQYRVGRIASTDVAALTFQETVHTLEQWAVGRKDSYVCICNTHSIVTAGNQPEFHEALTQADLCTPDGMPLVWALKLYGFERQDRVDGPSLMLKLCERAPQTEVSVYFYGSTPDTLDSLKDRIGQDYPGIRIAGSFSPPFRELQPDEEKRIIEEINASGAHIIFVSLGCPKQEVWMHRNKDRIRGVMIGVGAAFDYITGKVRRPPLMIQRLGLEWLYRLICEPKRLWKRYAYNNPMYIYRFLKSYRHNKRLTLYHNRHTGRGIEK from the coding sequence ATGATGAAGCAGCTGCCCCAGTATAGAGTCGGAAGGATTGCGAGCACAGATGTTGCAGCGCTGACGTTTCAGGAGACGGTACATACGCTGGAACAATGGGCAGTCGGACGAAAGGACAGCTATGTATGTATTTGCAACACCCATTCCATTGTCACGGCCGGGAATCAGCCCGAGTTCCACGAAGCGCTCACTCAAGCTGATTTGTGTACTCCAGACGGTATGCCACTGGTATGGGCGCTCAAGCTGTACGGATTCGAGCGTCAGGATCGAGTAGATGGCCCCAGTTTGATGCTCAAGTTGTGTGAACGTGCGCCACAGACGGAGGTGAGCGTATATTTTTACGGCAGTACGCCGGATACGCTGGATAGCTTAAAAGACAGGATAGGACAGGATTACCCTGGAATTCGTATCGCGGGCAGCTTTTCACCGCCATTTCGTGAACTGCAGCCAGATGAGGAGAAGCGGATCATTGAGGAAATCAATGCCTCAGGTGCGCATATCATATTCGTCAGTCTGGGCTGCCCCAAGCAGGAAGTCTGGATGCATCGCAACAAAGATCGTATCCGAGGCGTGATGATTGGAGTAGGGGCTGCCTTTGACTATATTACAGGTAAGGTTCGCAGGCCGCCGCTAATGATACAAAGGCTGGGACTGGAGTGGCTGTACCGTCTGATCTGTGAGCCAAAGCGTTTGTGGAAGAGGTATGCCTATAACAATCCAATGTATATCTATCGTTTTCTCAAATCCTATCGACATAATAAAAGGCTCACGCTCTATCATAATCGGCATACAGGGAGAGGCATAGAGAAGTAA
- a CDS encoding UDP-glucose dehydrogenase family protein: MKLCVIGAGYVGLVSGVCFAALGNTVVCIDQNEDKIRQLRAGGVPIYEPGLKALIKDNVEQGRLSFTTDTAASVQAADIVILAVGTPSLPSGEANLSYIEEAACEVADAMNGYKIIVTKSTVPVGTNERIQNWIASRTNYPFGVASVPEFLREGSAVMDTLQPDRIVIGASDPHVSAVLTTLHEPLTTNILTTDIHSAEMIKYASNAFLATKISFINEIANICEKVGADVTRVAHGMGLDQRIGSSFLSAGIGYGGSCFPKDTQALIQIAGNVDYEFKLLKSVVEVNQGQRFNVIRKLKEALGELEGATIGIWGLAFKPNTDDVRDAPALDIMQSLLEAGAHIRAYDPIATANFRRLLDSPEIKWADSAREAAEGCDALCLLTEWEEFGEVGLGELNELMKYPIMIDGRNVYREEQIRQSAFAYYSVGRPQMNNLDIDRHQSVVNP, encoded by the coding sequence TTGAAGCTATGTGTAATAGGTGCCGGGTATGTCGGACTGGTGTCAGGGGTCTGTTTTGCCGCGCTTGGCAATACCGTCGTCTGTATCGATCAGAATGAAGATAAAATTCGGCAGTTGCGTGCAGGCGGGGTACCGATTTATGAACCAGGCTTAAAGGCTCTAATTAAAGATAATGTGGAGCAGGGACGGTTGAGCTTTACAACAGATACCGCAGCTTCGGTGCAGGCAGCTGATATTGTTATTTTGGCGGTAGGTACGCCTTCATTGCCGAGCGGGGAAGCCAACTTGTCCTATATTGAAGAAGCAGCGTGCGAGGTGGCAGATGCCATGAATGGCTACAAGATCATTGTTACCAAAAGCACGGTGCCTGTCGGAACGAACGAGCGTATTCAAAATTGGATTGCTAGTCGCACGAACTATCCTTTTGGTGTTGCTTCGGTTCCTGAATTTTTACGAGAAGGCTCGGCGGTCATGGATACCCTACAGCCAGATCGAATCGTCATTGGAGCTTCCGATCCGCATGTATCCGCAGTACTAACTACTCTGCATGAGCCGCTGACCACGAATATCTTAACCACGGATATCCATTCGGCCGAGATGATCAAGTACGCGTCGAATGCTTTTTTGGCGACCAAAATTTCGTTTATTAATGAGATTGCAAATATTTGTGAAAAAGTGGGTGCAGACGTTACACGCGTGGCACACGGTATGGGGCTGGATCAGCGGATCGGTTCCTCCTTTTTGTCTGCTGGCATCGGCTATGGGGGTTCGTGTTTTCCCAAGGATACGCAGGCTTTAATTCAAATTGCAGGCAACGTGGACTATGAATTTAAGCTGCTGAAATCCGTGGTGGAGGTGAATCAGGGACAACGTTTTAACGTGATTCGCAAGCTGAAAGAGGCACTGGGTGAGCTGGAAGGAGCTACGATTGGCATATGGGGGCTGGCATTTAAACCGAACACAGATGATGTAAGAGATGCCCCGGCACTGGATATTATGCAGTCGCTGTTGGAGGCAGGGGCGCATATTCGTGCATATGACCCGATTGCTACTGCTAACTTCCGCCGATTGCTGGACAGCCCGGAAATAAAGTGGGCCGATAGCGCGCGGGAAGCAGCAGAAGGATGCGATGCATTGTGTCTTTTGACGGAATGGGAGGAGTTTGGTGAGGTCGGACTGGGTGAACTGAATGAGCTGATGAAGTATCCCATTATGATTGACGGGCGCAATGTGTATAGGGAAGAACAAATTAGACAATCTGCCTTTGCATACTATTCTGTTGGCAGACCACAGATGAACAATCTGGATATAGATCGTCATCAGTCTGTAGTGAATCCGTAA
- a CDS encoding LCP family protein, protein MKRWLKMTLGTVALLVVGGAAYTVYVYHSFKTAADAMYHPRSIVQPGVVSTLATGGAGRSAGTNTGTSTPNPAAISQFKPFTVLVLGVDRRPHDPGRSDTMIVLSMNPAKGSMLMFNIPRDTRTELIGRGREDKINHAFAFGGVDMSIRTVEHFLNHPIDYYVQMNMEGFAKMVDLVGGVEVYNPLDFQYEGHHFAQGNLNLNGAEALAYARMRFDDPRGDLGRNARQRELLKQILAQSISKEGLLRVKPLLEAAGEQIRTDITFDDMTTFLTRIGPSLKQMDTVEVKGHGSKINGVYYYIVDEQERQRIHGVLEKHLVTTSASP, encoded by the coding sequence ATGAAACGATGGCTGAAGATGACATTGGGGACTGTGGCGTTATTGGTTGTAGGAGGTGCTGCCTATACCGTCTATGTGTATCATTCCTTTAAAACAGCGGCTGATGCGATGTATCATCCGCGCAGCATCGTGCAGCCCGGAGTGGTCTCTACCCTTGCGACAGGCGGAGCAGGGCGCTCCGCAGGAACAAACACTGGAACAAGTACACCCAATCCGGCAGCCATCTCTCAGTTTAAGCCGTTCACCGTGCTGGTGCTGGGTGTAGATCGGCGACCGCACGATCCAGGACGATCCGATACGATGATCGTTCTATCTATGAATCCCGCCAAGGGTTCGATGTTAATGTTCAACATTCCGCGTGATACACGAACAGAGTTGATCGGTAGAGGGCGTGAGGACAAAATCAATCACGCGTTTGCTTTTGGGGGCGTGGATATGTCGATCCGTACGGTAGAGCATTTTTTGAACCATCCGATAGATTACTATGTACAAATGAATATGGAAGGGTTTGCGAAAATGGTGGATCTTGTGGGGGGAGTGGAGGTCTACAATCCACTTGATTTTCAGTATGAGGGGCATCATTTTGCGCAGGGGAATTTGAACTTGAACGGAGCAGAAGCATTGGCCTATGCCCGTATGCGATTTGATGATCCGCGTGGAGATCTCGGGAGAAATGCTCGCCAGCGAGAGCTGCTCAAGCAAATTCTTGCCCAGTCCATCAGCAAGGAAGGGCTGTTGCGAGTAAAACCGCTACTGGAGGCAGCGGGGGAGCAGATTCGCACAGACATTACCTTTGATGATATGACGACCTTTCTGACCCGGATCGGCCCGTCCCTTAAGCAGATGGATACCGTTGAGGTGAAGGGACATGGGAGCAAAATCAACGGCGTGTATTATTACATCGTAGATGAGCAGGAACGCCAACGTATCCATGGAGTGCTGGAGAAACATTTGGTCACCACTTCTGCATCGCCTTAG
- a CDS encoding ABC transporter ATP-binding protein codes for MQQATGQVPVIRMEGVSKIISSKAIVDNLTLEVPAGQVFGFLGPNGAGKTTTIRMMVGLISISKGDIHICGDSINTDFEKAVSHVGAIVENPEMYKFLTGYQNLQHFARMSPGVTQERIDEAIRLVGLGNRIHDKVKTYSLGMRQRLGVAQAILHRPKLLVLDEPTNGLDPQGIRELRDYLRQLTRTEGITVFVSSHLLSEMELMCDRVAIIQSGRLVDIKQLKNTEGEVQTAEIAFEVNDAEQAYTLAGAGRVEGNQLLLHLEREQIAEMNSLLAANGVKVYAISPVARTLEDQFLEVTGGGSIG; via the coding sequence ATGCAGCAAGCGACAGGGCAGGTTCCCGTCATACGTATGGAGGGTGTGAGTAAAATCATTTCCTCAAAAGCGATCGTGGACAATCTGACACTGGAGGTTCCGGCCGGACAGGTATTTGGTTTTCTCGGACCCAACGGTGCGGGAAAAACGACCACCATTCGTATGATGGTTGGCCTGATTTCGATCAGCAAGGGTGATATTCATATTTGCGGAGACAGCATCAATACCGATTTTGAAAAGGCTGTTTCCCATGTCGGTGCGATTGTTGAGAACCCGGAGATGTACAAGTTTTTGACAGGCTATCAAAATTTGCAGCATTTTGCGCGCATGTCTCCAGGGGTGACCCAAGAGCGTATAGATGAAGCGATTCGTCTGGTGGGACTCGGAAACCGAATTCACGATAAAGTCAAAACCTACTCGCTCGGGATGCGACAGCGACTCGGAGTAGCTCAGGCGATTTTGCATCGTCCGAAGCTGCTCGTGCTGGATGAGCCGACCAATGGCTTGGACCCGCAGGGTATTCGTGAACTGCGGGATTATTTGCGTCAATTAACCCGTACGGAAGGAATTACGGTGTTTGTATCGAGTCATTTGTTATCCGAAATGGAGCTGATGTGCGACCGCGTGGCTATTATTCAGAGCGGACGGTTGGTCGATATTAAGCAGTTGAAGAATACAGAGGGAGAAGTGCAGACGGCGGAAATTGCTTTTGAAGTCAATGATGCCGAGCAAGCTTATACGCTTGCTGGAGCAGGGCGCGTCGAAGGCAATCAACTACTGCTTCACCTGGAGCGGGAACAGATTGCAGAGATGAACAGTCTGCTGGCTGCAAATGGAGTCAAGGTGTACGCCATTAGCCCGGTTGCCCGTACGTTGGAAGATCAATTTTTGGAAGTGACGGGAGGCGGGTCCATTGGCTGA
- a CDS encoding ABC transporter permease, producing MADFFKLVHNENLKIYLRVRTWIMLGLLAVITAVIPMLISLVSDQVSVWDGIALTTLFTFFLNTTFTVIVAADSVAGEFTWGTIKLLLIRPWTRSKILLSKYISVILFSLLGTIVLVLMVTLSSWLMLSKDAPAGSVPLFSDPVSYVTLNFLYSYIALFVTMAFAFMLSAVFRSSALAIGLSLFMMFTKTVYNSIGLFSTDRFEWTQYVLFTHMDLKKYLDMPPGTVTSDLTFSLTVLAAYYVVFIAIAWVVFVKRDVST from the coding sequence TTGGCTGATTTCTTCAAGCTGGTACATAATGAAAATCTCAAAATCTACTTGCGTGTGCGCACATGGATCATGCTGGGGCTGCTGGCAGTCATCACCGCTGTGATTCCGATGCTGATTTCTCTGGTTTCCGATCAGGTCAGTGTGTGGGATGGCATCGCATTGACAACGTTATTTACATTTTTCCTCAATACGACGTTTACGGTCATTGTAGCTGCTGATTCGGTGGCTGGTGAATTTACATGGGGAACGATTAAGCTACTGCTCATTCGTCCTTGGACTCGCAGCAAAATTCTGTTGTCCAAGTATATATCGGTGATTTTGTTCAGCTTGCTCGGAACGATCGTTTTGGTTTTGATGGTTACGCTGTCCTCCTGGCTGATGTTATCGAAGGATGCACCAGCGGGCTCTGTTCCGCTGTTCAGTGATCCGGTATCTTACGTAACGCTGAACTTTTTGTATAGCTATATCGCCCTATTCGTGACCATGGCTTTTGCATTTATGTTATCTGCGGTGTTTCGTTCGAGCGCCTTGGCGATTGGTTTGTCTTTGTTTATGATGTTCACCAAAACAGTGTATAACTCGATTGGTTTGTTCAGCACAGATCGTTTTGAATGGACCCAATACGTACTCTTTACGCATATGGATCTGAAAAAATATCTAGATATGCCGCCGGGTACAGTAACTTCCGATCTAACCTTTTCGCTCACCGTGCTGGCTGCTTATTATGTGGTTTTTATCGCAATTGCCTGGGTGGTTTTCGTAAAACGCGATGTTTCAACCTAA
- a CDS encoding AI-2E family transporter, translating into MLQNNRFFRLTSGIVMLLLIIYLGTKVSFIFSPLVSLVSLLIVPLMLSFFLYYLLRPIVDVMERRKIKRSISILLIYLVIGVLLFLFSWGVWPTLRDQVTNLFENAPKLIKSLVDQLSQWRHNQSLRQVLPPGEDPLSQLSDTLNEAFSTLSDYSVKLVSFVSYFFIVLATFPILLYYMLKEGSKFGPKMLNFFPKKYHKDALEVMEDIDSALSSFIVSRVLINVALGLMMFLGFLIIGLPYALLLAVISIFLNFIPYVGAVAASIPVVIIGFLESPSMALWSLVVVIVAQQIQDNWLSPIVFGKQLDIHPLTVVILLLVGGDLLGILGIILVIPLYMCGKIVIRKVYHLFLERRVEDIME; encoded by the coding sequence ATGCTGCAAAATAATCGTTTTTTTCGTCTGACTTCAGGAATCGTCATGCTATTGCTCATCATTTACTTGGGCACCAAAGTAAGCTTTATATTCAGTCCTCTCGTATCCTTGGTCAGCCTGCTGATAGTACCGCTGATGCTATCTTTTTTCCTCTATTATTTATTGAGACCGATCGTAGATGTCATGGAACGAAGAAAAATCAAACGATCGATTTCCATATTACTGATTTATTTGGTCATTGGCGTGTTACTGTTCCTCTTCTCATGGGGAGTATGGCCTACGCTCCGTGATCAGGTGACCAATTTATTTGAGAATGCGCCGAAGCTCATTAAAAGTCTGGTTGATCAATTAAGCCAATGGCGGCATAATCAATCCTTGAGACAAGTGCTGCCTCCGGGTGAAGACCCGCTGTCACAACTGTCAGATACGTTAAACGAAGCTTTTTCAACGCTGTCAGATTATTCGGTAAAGCTGGTATCGTTCGTATCCTACTTTTTTATCGTATTGGCTACCTTTCCCATATTGCTCTACTACATGCTGAAGGAAGGAAGCAAGTTTGGTCCTAAAATGCTCAACTTCTTTCCTAAAAAATATCATAAGGACGCGCTGGAAGTGATGGAGGATATTGATAGTGCACTCAGCAGCTTTATCGTCAGTCGAGTGCTGATCAATGTCGCGTTGGGCTTGATGATGTTCCTTGGATTTTTGATTATTGGTTTGCCTTATGCTTTGCTACTTGCCGTTATTTCGATTTTCCTTAATTTTATTCCCTATGTGGGGGCAGTAGCTGCTTCTATACCTGTGGTTATCATTGGATTTCTCGAATCGCCTTCCATGGCGCTCTGGTCGCTGGTGGTGGTGATCGTTGCACAGCAAATTCAGGATAATTGGCTGTCACCGATTGTCTTTGGCAAGCAACTGGACATTCATCCGTTGACTGTCGTCATTTTATTGCTAGTTGGTGGCGATCTACTTGGGATCTTGGGTATCATTTTGGTTATTCCATTGTATATGTGTGGCAAAATCGTCATACGCAAGGTATACCATTTATTTTTGGAACGCAGAGTGGAGGATATTATGGAGTAA
- a CDS encoding bactofilin family protein: protein MFKESKKKLSTPATDTLLANGTSFEGTIEAEANIRIDGHFQGDIYSTRTVVIGESAVVRSDIIARDVILAGKVFGSITAEGRLTITPTGELYGNTATPTLVISEGGILNGTSQMNQTMEAESPAAIEKSYDENQSSFSQDNEDSQASLQPEAG, encoded by the coding sequence ATGTTCAAGGAATCCAAAAAAAAGCTCTCCACCCCGGCGACGGATACACTGCTCGCTAACGGCACTAGCTTTGAAGGTACGATTGAGGCAGAGGCCAACATTCGCATTGACGGTCATTTTCAGGGCGATATCTACAGCACTCGTACTGTCGTCATTGGAGAATCAGCAGTTGTACGTTCGGACATCATTGCACGGGACGTCATTCTTGCCGGCAAGGTATTCGGCAGCATCACCGCGGAAGGACGGCTGACCATTACACCGACAGGCGAACTATATGGAAATACGGCGACCCCTACATTGGTCATTTCTGAAGGCGGCATACTGAACGGCACGAGTCAAATGAACCAAACTATGGAGGCAGAGTCGCCAGCTGCTATAGAGAAATCATATGATGAAAATCAATCCAGTTTCAGCCAAGACAATGAGGACAGCCAAGCCTCCCTACAACCCGAAGCGGGATAG
- a CDS encoding M23 family metallopeptidase codes for MKKGSLNRRMTLLVIRDAQQPPKQLQCSAAAVILVPTLVIASISTLVIGLQIRSSHIISQMETNLAVQSLQMEVTVADKDAAIGRLRQEVMELTNQATSIRERLQRVTELEQQMQQFIRKHGNSSSASSNKSTITPLSWDTSGHTGGELIAVHENTALLARQVMDDFQEIEALLDTVERTVPRSIQQANAVQQNLERQQAAQLLQTRRLALAEQGRPSIWPVGSRRMTSSFGYRSDPFTGRSAFHSGVDIAGQSGDPVYAAGAGTVLEAASSGARGNCIIIQHPDGLQSWYMHLSGMQVAPGDRVHKGQTIGLLGSTGRSTGPHLHFQIVKHNQPVDPLLYVQ; via the coding sequence ATGAAAAAAGGAAGCCTAAATCGCCGGATGACCCTGCTTGTCATTCGGGATGCACAGCAACCGCCCAAGCAGCTACAATGCTCCGCAGCCGCTGTCATTCTCGTCCCGACCCTTGTGATCGCATCAATCTCTACGCTCGTGATCGGGCTGCAAATCCGTTCTTCCCATATTATTTCCCAAATGGAAACCAATCTTGCTGTCCAGAGTTTGCAGATGGAGGTCACAGTAGCAGACAAAGACGCAGCCATTGGGCGACTGCGGCAGGAAGTCATGGAGCTGACGAATCAAGCCACCAGTATTCGCGAACGTCTCCAGCGTGTAACAGAGCTGGAACAACAAATGCAGCAATTCATTCGTAAACACGGAAATTCCTCCAGCGCAAGCAGCAATAAATCAACCATAACTCCGCTCTCCTGGGATACTTCCGGCCATACCGGGGGTGAATTGATCGCAGTGCATGAAAATACAGCTCTTCTAGCCCGCCAGGTCATGGATGATTTTCAGGAAATCGAAGCTCTGCTAGACACTGTGGAGCGTACGGTTCCGCGCTCTATTCAACAGGCAAACGCCGTCCAGCAGAACCTGGAGCGCCAACAAGCCGCACAGCTGCTCCAGACCCGCAGACTGGCACTTGCTGAACAAGGGAGGCCCTCCATTTGGCCTGTTGGTTCGCGGCGCATGACCTCCAGCTTCGGCTACCGCAGCGACCCATTTACAGGTAGATCCGCTTTTCACTCCGGCGTGGACATTGCCGGTCAATCCGGTGATCCTGTCTATGCGGCAGGGGCAGGCACTGTGCTGGAGGCCGCTTCCAGCGGAGCCCGTGGCAATTGCATCATCATTCAGCATCCTGACGGACTCCAAAGCTGGTATATGCACCTAAGCGGGATGCAGGTAGCTCCCGGGGACCGTGTTCACAAAGGACAGACCATTGGCCTGCTGGGAAGTACAGGGAGAAGCACGGGACCTCATCTTCATTTTCAGATCGTCAAGCATAACCAACCTGTCGATCCATTGCTGTATGTACAATAA
- the cls gene encoding cardiolipin synthase, with the protein MLWLLLVLIIFIFQTGTILLFEFRKPSKAVAWLFILFCFPLIGFVVYYFVAQDYQKRKVVRKAGSQLFREFRERLWAQTKVIENVEQMHNPHFKHQERLFNQLIRMSENPLTGCNRTRVLTNGEETFEAMLTAMEQAQHHIHVEFYIFRADEIGKKFQEVMIRKAREGVKVRFIVDGVGSYNLPYSFIRTCNEAGVEFHYFLPPFFATLDRRINYRNHRKIVVVDGTIGFVGGINVGDDYLGKYPKVGFWRDTHLQIEGDGVYFLQNVFLSDWKLASGERLMDVNLFPPHTCTGDEEVQILSSGPDQVWDTIQELCFGALTVAKKRIWITTPYFIPDPGIYEALKLAAVSGIDVKIIIPYQSDSKLVHLASLSYVQDLLEAGVEFYQYRKGFIHAKVVIVDDLLGSVGTANMDMRSFFYNFELTAVLFATSALKRLSADFVEDISNSSKIDLNVFRRRPRSQKIAEILTRMLSPLL; encoded by the coding sequence ATGCTGTGGTTGCTGTTGGTTTTAATTATTTTTATTTTTCAGACCGGGACGATTCTGCTCTTTGAATTTCGCAAGCCGTCCAAAGCGGTAGCCTGGCTCTTTATTTTGTTTTGCTTCCCGCTTATTGGTTTTGTGGTGTACTATTTTGTTGCACAGGATTACCAGAAGCGCAAAGTGGTTCGTAAAGCAGGATCGCAGCTATTTCGTGAATTCCGTGAACGTCTGTGGGCGCAAACCAAGGTGATTGAAAATGTAGAGCAAATGCACAATCCCCATTTTAAGCATCAGGAGCGTCTGTTTAATCAGTTAATTCGTATGTCGGAAAACCCGTTGACAGGCTGCAACCGTACACGTGTGCTGACGAACGGGGAAGAAACCTTTGAGGCTATGCTGACAGCGATGGAACAGGCACAACATCATATCCATGTGGAGTTTTACATATTTCGGGCAGACGAAATCGGAAAAAAATTTCAGGAGGTCATGATCCGTAAGGCACGCGAGGGAGTTAAGGTACGATTCATTGTGGACGGCGTAGGGAGCTACAATTTACCCTATTCATTTATTCGTACCTGTAATGAGGCTGGGGTCGAATTTCATTATTTTCTACCGCCGTTTTTCGCCACGCTAGACCGCCGGATTAACTATCGTAATCACCGGAAAATCGTAGTGGTGGACGGCACGATCGGATTTGTGGGGGGAATCAATGTAGGCGACGATTATCTCGGAAAGTACCCCAAAGTGGGGTTTTGGAGGGATACGCATTTGCAGATTGAAGGAGATGGCGTCTATTTTCTGCAAAATGTGTTTCTTAGCGATTGGAAGCTGGCTTCGGGAGAGAGGCTGATGGACGTGAATTTATTTCCTCCACATACCTGCACAGGGGATGAGGAAGTACAGATTTTGAGCAGTGGTCCCGATCAGGTATGGGACACGATTCAGGAATTGTGCTTTGGAGCGCTCACGGTTGCCAAAAAGCGGATTTGGATAACGACGCCGTATTTTATTCCCGATCCGGGGATTTATGAGGCGCTGAAGCTGGCGGCCGTCAGTGGCATAGATGTGAAAATTATTATTCCCTACCAATCAGATTCAAAACTGGTTCACCTGGCGTCACTGTCCTATGTACAAGATTTGCTTGAGGCGGGAGTGGAGTTCTACCAATATCGAAAAGGATTTATCCACGCCAAAGTGGTAATTGTGGACGATTTGCTCGGCTCGGTTGGGACCGCTAATATGGACATGCGAAGCTTTTTCTATAATTTTGAGTTGACCGCTGTACTTTTTGCGACTTCGGCGTTAAAACGGCTTTCGGCAGATTTTGTAGAGGACATTTCCAACTCTTCAAAAATAGATTTGAACGTGTTCCGCAGACGTCCTCGATCTCAAAAAATAGCTGAAATTCTAACTCGCATGCTCTCTCCCCTCCTTTAG